TGATCCAGCCGTAGCCGGCGCCGGGCGTCTCATGGACGATCAGCGCCCCGGCCGCGCCCCGCCTGGCGGCCTCCTCGTATTTATAGACCCAGCGGCCATAGAAGGTCATGCCCTGGCCGCTGAACTTGCCGGCCACCGGCTCGCCCGCCGCCGCCTCGAAGTCCGGGTCGTTGATCAGGAAGACGACCACCTTCCCCTTCACATCGACGCCCTTGTAGTCGTCCCAGCCCCGCTCGGGCGCGCTGACCCCGTAGCCGACGAAGACCAGCGGCGCGTCCTTCACCGCGATCCGGTCGATCGGCCGCACAGTGTTGAGGTAGATGTCCTTGAACTGCTCCAGCGGCATGGCCTTGCCGCCGACCGTGAAGGCCATGGTTCCGCCGGGCTGCACCTGGGTGCGGACCAGCGGCACGGTCTGGGTCCAGCCGCCGTTCTCGCCGCCTGGCTCCAACCCGGACTGCTGGAAACGCTTGACGATGTAATCGACGGTCTTCTGCTCGGCCGCCGAGCCCGGCGCGCGGCCCTCGAAGGCGTCGGAGGCCAGCACCTTGACGTCCGCCGACAGCGCCTTCGGATCGATCTCCCTCGCCATCACGGGTGTTGCGGCGAGAACCAGGGCGGTCAGGGCGAAGGCAAAACGCATGGCGGTCACTCCAGGGACGCCCCCTTGTTAGCGCCTTTGCCGCCGGCGATCCATTTGTGCCGTGTCGGCAGGATGGGTGGCTTCCAGGGTTGGTGATGCCCGAACGGCGGCCTACAACCGTCGCATGAGCGTCGCTTTCACCAAGGAGGGAGATCTCGAGGCCACCGCGGCAGACCTGCCCGACCGCCCGATCTCCCAGCATCCCAACCTCGTCACCCCGGAGGGCCTCAGCGCCCTGGAAGAGGCGTTGGACGCCGCCCAGCTGGCCTATCGCGCCGCCCAGCAGGGCGATGTCTCGACCGACCGCACGGCCATGGCCCGGGCCACCCGCGACCTGCGCTACTACAACGCCCGCCGGGCCAGCGCCCAGCTGACCCAGCCCCCCGAGACCTGTGACACCGTCCAGTTCGGCTGCACGGTGACCTTCGACCGCGAGGACGGCCGCCGCCAGACCTTCCGCATCGTCGGCGAGGACGAAGCCGATCCGGCCAGGGGCAGCGTCTCCTGGGTCTCACCGGTCGCCCAGGCCCTGCTCGGCAAGGGCGAGGGGGACACGGCCATGGTCGCCGGCGGCGAAGTCGAGATCGTGGCGATCGGCGCGTGACGCTGACGCAGCGCCTGTGGAAGACGGCCCCGCTGCTGCTGGCCGCCACCATGCTGTTCTGGGCCGGCAACTCCATCGCCGGCCGGGCGATGAGCGGCGTCGTGCCGCCGATGACCCTGACCTTCTGGCGCTGGATGCTGGCCAGCCTGCTGGTCGCGCCCCTGGCCTGGAAGCACCTGAGGACCGACGGCCCGGTGCTGCGCCGTTACTGGAAGCTTGTCGTCCTGCTCAGCCTCAGCGGCGTCGCCTCGTTCGGGGCCCTGCTCTACTGGGGCCTGGAGAGCACCACCGCGCTCAACAGCCTGCTGATGCAGGCGGCTATCCCGCCGC
The nucleotide sequence above comes from Caulobacter sp. NIBR1757. Encoded proteins:
- the greA gene encoding transcription elongation factor GreA, with product MSVAFTKEGDLEATAADLPDRPISQHPNLVTPEGLSALEEALDAAQLAYRAAQQGDVSTDRTAMARATRDLRYYNARRASAQLTQPPETCDTVQFGCTVTFDREDGRRQTFRIVGEDEADPARGSVSWVSPVAQALLGKGEGDTAMVAGGEVEIVAIGA